From a single Capsicum annuum cultivar UCD-10X-F1 chromosome 12, UCD10Xv1.1, whole genome shotgun sequence genomic region:
- the LOC107848767 gene encoding uncharacterized protein LOC107848767 codes for MKKYLKDLGLWKYVEEDNAPKPLRANPTLQQIRNREEEITKGPKSLSFIHVAVSESIFTRIMACETAKKAWDMLKQEFQGSDRTRQMQILNLRKEFEMLKVKEIEKVKDYIDRIMKIVNQIRLSREKVEEQRIVEKVMVTFPEKFEAKISSIEDTWVMSHVTLNELSNALQAVKQRKAFRGEESSNEVALVATQKSKAQSDGELKGQLNRRHGKEKKEQYNNKGRYRRSKYPPCPYCKKANHTEKFCWYRPRVQCKDCKQFGHVDKVCKTNQARPAQKC; via the coding sequence ATGAAGAAATACTTGAAAGATCTTGGTTTATGGAAGTATGTTGAGGAAGACAATGCTCCAAAACCTCTGAGAGCAAACCCAACTCTTCAGCAGATCAGAAATCGTGAAGAAGAGATTACAAAAGGTCCAAAATCCTTGTCTTTCATTCACGTAGCCGTCTCCGAATCAATTTTTACAAGGATAATGGCATGTGAAACTGCCAAAAAAGCTTGGGATATGCTAAAGCAAGAATTTCAGGGGAGTGATAGGACAAGACAAATGCAAATATTGAATCTAAGAAAAGAATTTGAGATGTTAAAGGTGAAAGAGATTGAAAAAGTGAAAGATTATATTGATAGGATCATGAAAATTGTTAATCAAATTCGATTGTCGAGAGAAAAAGTAGAAGAGCAGAGGATTGTTGAGAAGGTGATGGTGACATTCCCAGAAAAGTTCGAAGCAAAAATCTCCTCAATAGAAGATACTTGGGTTATGTCTCATGTCACGTTGAATGAACTATCAAATGCTCTTCAAGCTGTGAAgcaaagaaaagcttttagagGGGAAGAGAGTTCAAATGAAGTTGCTCTTGTGGCTACTCAAAAGTCTAAAGCTCAGTCTGATGGTGAATTAAAAGGGCAATTAAATAGAAGACATGGAAAGGAGAAGAAGGAGCAATATAACAACAAAGGGAGATATAGAAGATCGAAGTATCCACCTTGTCCCTATTGTAAAAAGGCCAATCATACAGAAAAGTTTTGTTGGTACAGACCTAGAGTTCAATGCAAGGACTGCAAACAGTTTGGTCATGTGGATAAGGTTTGCAAAACAAATCAAGCCCGACCAGCTCAAAAATGTTGA
- the LOC107849870 gene encoding gluconate 5-dehydrogenase-like, whose amino-acid sequence MEPWKDLRGKVVMVTGASSGIGRELCLDLAKAGCSVIAAARRIDRLKSLCNHFNSEGLHRAFSLKLDVTSNGATIEATVQRAWDAFGRIDALINNAGFRGSVSSPLELSEEEWDHTIKTNLRGAWLVSKYVCRCTRDAKLSGGSVINISSAAGQNWVLLPGSLAYASSKMALDMLTRMMALELGAYKIRVNSIAPGVFKSEITERLVEKEGFNNVIL is encoded by the exons ATGGAACCGTGGAAGGACCTGAGAGGGAAAGTGGTGATGGTGACCGGCGCATCCTCTGGAATAGGGCGAGAGTTGTGTCTCGACTTGGCCAAAGCTGGTTGCAGCGTCATTGCTGCTGCTCGTCGTATTGACAGGCTGAAATCTCTTTGCAACCACTTTAATTCAGAGGGTCTCCATCGAGCATTCTCCCTCAAGCTTGATGTCACGTCCAATGGTGCAACTATTGAGGCTACTGTACAAAGAGCTTGGGATGCCTTTGGACGTATTGATGCCTTGATCAACAATGCTGGCTTTAGAG GTAGTGTGAGCTCTCCACTAGAATTGTCAGAGGAGGAGTGGGATCATACCATTAAGACGAATCTTCGAGGGGCATGGTTGGTGTCCAAATATGTTTGTAGATGCACGCGCGATGCTAAATTGAGCGGAGGATCTGTTATTAATATCTCTTCAGCTGCTGGTCAGAATTGGGTACTACTACCCGGAAGTCTTGCTTACGCTTCTTCAAAGATGGCTCTTGACATGCTCACTAGG ATGATGGCACTTGAATTGGGAGCATACAAGATCAGAGTGAACTCAATAGCACCAGGAGTTTTCAAATCTGAGATAACGGAGAGACTTGTAGAAAAGGAAGGTTTCaataatgttattttgtaa